The proteins below come from a single Alkalilimnicola sp. S0819 genomic window:
- the cysQ gene encoding 3'(2'),5'-bisphosphate nucleotidase CysQ, with protein sequence MNTTRRKELLEPLCHLAHRAGIAILEVYSRDDLGVEHKDDDSPLTQADRAAHHILAAGLAELAPDIPLLSEEGRAVPFEERRHWERYWLIDPLDGTKEFIKRNGEFTVNIALMEHGRPVLGVVYAPVLDRCYYGALDVGAWLGTAQGTEALRTRPVASPMNLVVSRSHRSGATETLLERLPAHETTSMASSLKFCLVAEGAADLYPRFGPTSEWDTAAAQAVVEAAGGRVTDLALQPLPYNGKESLLNSDFLVVGDPDYDWGQYLEGFTVEPR encoded by the coding sequence ATGAACACCACTCGACGCAAGGAATTGCTGGAACCGCTATGCCATCTGGCCCACCGGGCAGGCATCGCCATTCTGGAGGTCTATAGCCGGGACGATTTGGGCGTGGAGCACAAGGACGACGACTCGCCGCTGACCCAGGCGGACCGCGCCGCCCACCACATCCTGGCCGCGGGGCTCGCCGAACTGGCCCCAGACATCCCGCTGCTCTCCGAAGAAGGCCGCGCCGTCCCCTTCGAGGAGCGCCGGCACTGGGAGCGCTACTGGCTGATCGACCCACTGGACGGCACCAAGGAATTCATCAAGCGCAACGGCGAATTCACCGTCAATATCGCCCTGATGGAGCACGGCCGCCCGGTGCTGGGCGTGGTCTACGCGCCGGTGCTCGATCGCTGCTACTACGGCGCCCTGGACGTGGGCGCCTGGCTGGGCACCGCGCAGGGCACCGAAGCCCTGCGCACCCGCCCGGTCGCCTCACCCATGAACCTGGTGGTCAGCCGCTCCCACCGTAGCGGCGCCACCGAAACCCTGCTCGAGCGCCTGCCGGCGCACGAAACCACGTCCATGGCCAGCTCGCTGAAATTCTGCCTGGTGGCGGAAGGCGCGGCGGACCTCTACCCGCGCTTCGGCCCCACCTCGGAATGGGACACCGCCGCCGCCCAGGCGGTGGTGGAAGCCGCCGGCGGCCGGGTCACCGACCTGGCGCTGCAACCCCTGCCCTACAACGGCAAGGAATCCCTGTTGAATTCGGATTTTCTGGTGGTGGGGGACCCGGATTACGACTGGGGGCAGTACCTGGAAGGGTTCACGGTGGAGCCGCGGTGA
- a CDS encoding PHA/PHB synthase family protein, translating into MFRSLLGSHDSAEVHPLDRALHGGLGRFTRGLSPVALYMAWLDWAVHLASYPGKQCDLVERAMGKHARFAVYAMSHRACGPDHCVKPKAGDHRFDAPEWQHWPFNLVHQGFLLSQEWWESATTNVRGVQSHNEAVVHFVGRQMLDVLSPSNYLFTNPEVLRRTFEERGMNLLRGWRNFLEDQEYRYSGEGVPGRENFPVGEVLAATPGKVVYRNQLMELIQYRPATDKVHPEPVLIVPAWIMKYYILDLRPGKSLIEYLVAQGHTVFAISWKNPGPEERDFGMDDYRRLGVMAALDAVGAIVPERKVHALGYCLGGTLLSIAAAAMARDGDERLKTMTLLAAQIDFREPGELDLFIDESQLAFLEDTMWRQGYLGTDQMAGAFRLLRSQDLIWSRMVRNYLMGEREKLFDLMAWNADATRLPYRMHSEYLHRLFLHNDLVEGRYDVDGEPIHFGDIQVPIFAVGTVSDHVAPWASTYKVNRFARTEVTYLLTSGGHNAGIVTRPGHPRRQYQCHTRHPREPFIHHDQFRREMERHRGSWWPAWQGWLAKRSGQPVKHPAMGAPDAGYRPLADAPGEYVLEQ; encoded by the coding sequence ATGTTCCGGTCCCTGCTCGGATCCCACGACAGCGCCGAAGTGCATCCGCTGGATCGCGCGCTGCACGGGGGTCTGGGCCGCTTCACCCGGGGGCTGTCGCCGGTGGCGCTCTATATGGCCTGGCTGGATTGGGCCGTGCATCTGGCCAGCTACCCGGGCAAGCAATGCGATCTGGTCGAGCGGGCCATGGGCAAACACGCCCGTTTCGCGGTGTACGCCATGAGTCATCGCGCCTGCGGCCCCGATCACTGCGTGAAGCCCAAGGCCGGGGACCACCGCTTCGATGCGCCGGAATGGCAGCATTGGCCCTTCAACCTCGTCCACCAGGGTTTTCTGCTCAGCCAGGAATGGTGGGAAAGCGCCACCACCAATGTGCGCGGCGTGCAATCCCACAACGAGGCCGTGGTGCACTTCGTCGGCCGCCAGATGCTGGACGTGCTCTCGCCCTCCAATTATCTGTTCACCAACCCGGAAGTGCTGCGCCGTACCTTCGAGGAGCGGGGCATGAACCTGCTGCGCGGCTGGCGCAATTTTCTGGAGGATCAGGAATACCGCTACAGCGGCGAGGGCGTGCCGGGGCGCGAGAACTTTCCCGTGGGCGAGGTGCTGGCCGCGACCCCCGGCAAGGTGGTGTACCGCAATCAATTGATGGAACTGATCCAGTACCGGCCAGCCACCGACAAGGTCCACCCGGAGCCGGTTCTCATCGTGCCGGCCTGGATCATGAAGTACTACATCCTCGATCTGCGTCCGGGCAAATCCCTCATCGAGTACCTGGTGGCCCAGGGGCACACGGTGTTCGCCATCTCCTGGAAGAATCCGGGCCCCGAGGAGCGGGACTTCGGCATGGACGACTATCGCCGCCTGGGGGTGATGGCCGCCCTGGATGCGGTGGGCGCCATCGTCCCCGAGCGCAAGGTGCATGCCCTGGGTTATTGCCTGGGCGGAACGCTGCTCAGCATTGCCGCCGCCGCCATGGCGCGGGATGGCGATGAGCGTCTGAAAACCATGACCCTGCTGGCCGCCCAGATCGATTTTCGCGAGCCCGGTGAGCTGGACCTGTTCATCGACGAGAGCCAGCTGGCGTTCCTGGAGGACACCATGTGGCGCCAGGGCTACCTCGGCACAGACCAGATGGCGGGCGCCTTCCGGCTGTTGCGCTCCCAGGATTTGATCTGGTCGCGCATGGTGCGTAATTATCTGATGGGTGAACGGGAGAAGCTTTTCGACCTGATGGCCTGGAATGCCGACGCCACCCGCCTGCCCTATCGCATGCACAGCGAATACCTGCACCGGCTGTTCCTGCACAACGACCTCGTGGAGGGGCGCTATGATGTGGACGGCGAGCCCATCCATTTCGGCGACATACAGGTGCCGATCTTCGCCGTGGGCACGGTGAGCGACCATGTGGCTCCCTGGGCCTCTACCTACAAGGTGAACCGTTTCGCCCGCACCGAGGTGACCTACCTGCTCACCTCCGGCGGACACAACGCCGGCATCGTTACCCGCCCGGGCCACCCGCGGCGTCAGTACCAATGCCATACGCGACATCCCCGGGAGCCGTTCATCCACCACGATCAGTTTCGCAGGGAGATGGAGCGCCACCGGGGTTCCTGGTGGCCAGCCTGGCAGGGCTGGCTGGCCAAGCGCTCCGGTCAGCCGGTCAAGCACCCGGCCATGGGCGCGCCCGACGCGGGTTACCGGCCTCTGGCCGATGCCCCCGGCGAGTACGTTCTCGAACAATAA
- a CDS encoding MaoC family dehydratase, with amino-acid sequence MDTLHGYYFEDLTEGQSASFSKTLTEADVTLFAGVTGDFNPVHINEEFAAASPFKGRICHGMLTAGLISTVLGMKLPGPGCIYVSQSLRFKAPVRIGDTATARVTVKELKPARRMAVLETVCLVGGRKVLEGEAVVMVDARPA; translated from the coding sequence ATGGACACCCTGCACGGTTACTACTTCGAGGACCTGACGGAAGGCCAGAGTGCTTCTTTCAGCAAGACCCTCACCGAAGCCGACGTCACCCTGTTCGCCGGGGTCACCGGCGACTTCAACCCGGTGCACATCAACGAGGAGTTCGCCGCCGCCTCGCCCTTCAAGGGCCGGATCTGTCACGGCATGCTCACCGCCGGGCTGATCTCCACCGTGCTGGGCATGAAACTGCCCGGGCCGGGCTGCATCTATGTCAGCCAGTCGCTGCGCTTCAAGGCGCCGGTGCGCATCGGTGACACCGCCACCGCCCGGGTGACGGTCAAGGAGCTCAAGCCCGCCCGGCGCATGGCGGTGCTGGAGACCGTGTGCCTGGTCGGCGGGCGCAAGGTGCTGGAGGGCGAGGCGGTGGTCATGGTGGATGCCCGCCCGGCATGA
- the rdgC gene encoding recombination-associated protein RdgC: MWFKNLCAYRLQEAFTLEAEALEEKLATKGFEPCGRIDLNSQGWVSPLGAEGEMLVHVTNGYLMLCLKEESKILPASVVREGVQERVAEREEKEQRKVRKKERDQLRDEVTLELLPRAFTRSKHIYGYIDPKDGWLVIDAASWKQAEAFSEFLRETLGSLPIAPPVTVDAPQAIMTDWVAKDQPPADVELGEEAVFEDPRTEGCEIRCKRQDLQADEIKGHITSGKHIRRLGVSWDQRLSCVLDADYSVKRLKFSDLVQEELGDRDPESAAERFDLDFAILSLELSRFLPRLMAMFGGEEARG, from the coding sequence ATGTGGTTCAAGAATCTCTGTGCCTATCGCCTGCAGGAAGCCTTCACCCTGGAGGCCGAGGCGCTGGAAGAAAAGCTCGCCACCAAGGGCTTCGAGCCCTGCGGCCGTATCGACCTCAACAGCCAGGGCTGGGTCTCGCCGCTGGGGGCCGAGGGCGAGATGCTGGTGCACGTCACCAACGGTTATCTGATGCTCTGCCTCAAGGAGGAGAGCAAGATCCTGCCCGCCTCCGTGGTGCGCGAGGGCGTGCAGGAGCGCGTCGCCGAGCGCGAGGAGAAGGAGCAGCGCAAGGTGCGCAAGAAGGAGCGCGACCAGCTGCGCGACGAGGTGACGCTCGAGCTGCTGCCCCGGGCCTTCACCCGCAGCAAGCACATCTATGGCTATATCGACCCGAAGGACGGCTGGCTGGTGATCGACGCGGCCAGCTGGAAGCAGGCCGAGGCCTTCAGCGAATTCCTGCGCGAGACCCTGGGCAGCCTGCCCATCGCCCCGCCGGTGACGGTGGACGCCCCCCAGGCGATCATGACCGATTGGGTGGCCAAGGATCAGCCTCCGGCCGATGTGGAGCTGGGCGAAGAGGCCGTGTTCGAGGACCCGCGCACCGAAGGCTGCGAGATCCGCTGCAAGCGCCAGGACCTGCAGGCCGACGAGATCAAGGGCCACATTACTTCCGGCAAGCACATCCGCCGCCTGGGCGTGAGCTGGGATCAGCGCCTGTCCTGCGTGCTGGACGCCGACTACTCGGTCAAGCGCCTGAAATTCTCCGACCTGGTACAGGAAGAGCTGGGCGACCGTGACCCGGAAAGCGCCGCCGAACGCTTTGACCTGGACTTCGCCATCCTCAGCCTGGAACTGAGCCGCTTCCTGCCGCGGCTGATGGCGATGTTCGGGGGGGAGGAAGCTCGGGGCTGA
- a CDS encoding 5-(carboxyamino)imidazole ribonucleotide synthase — protein sequence MNKRAPTKPILPGATLGVLGSGQLGRMLAVAARRMGYKLHTYSPDQGTPTGQLADREVAAPYEDLDALADFARGVDVISFEFENVPYAATECVAQYVPVRPRGEVLHTAQHRLREKTFLREHGFPTAPWRKVNSLEALHRAVAEIGAPAVLKTAGFGYDGKGQAKLRAPEGAEAAWRAIGETEAVLEGFIDFEMEVSVVAARGLDGEFVHYGVLENQHHNHILDVTIPDAELPPELRERAVEVARGILEQLDVVGVLCVEFFVTRTGELLVNELAPRPHNSGHFTFDASVTSQFEQQLRAACGLPLGSTTLLRPAAMVNLLGDLWNDGEPNWAAALADPDVKLHLYGKAAARPGRKMGHITAFGNDRMDARARALAARARLAG from the coding sequence TTGAATAAGCGCGCCCCCACGAAACCCATCCTGCCCGGCGCCACCCTCGGTGTGCTCGGCAGCGGGCAGCTCGGTCGCATGCTGGCCGTGGCCGCCCGGCGCATGGGCTACAAACTGCACACCTACTCCCCGGACCAGGGCACGCCCACCGGGCAACTGGCCGATCGGGAAGTGGCCGCTCCCTACGAGGATCTGGACGCGCTGGCGGACTTTGCCCGCGGCGTGGACGTGATCAGCTTCGAGTTCGAGAACGTACCCTACGCCGCCACCGAATGCGTGGCGCAGTACGTGCCGGTGCGCCCGCGGGGCGAGGTGCTGCACACCGCCCAGCACCGGCTGCGAGAGAAGACCTTTCTGCGCGAGCACGGCTTTCCCACCGCGCCCTGGCGCAAGGTGAACAGCCTGGAGGCCCTGCACCGGGCGGTGGCCGAGATCGGCGCACCCGCGGTGCTGAAGACCGCGGGCTTTGGTTACGACGGCAAGGGCCAGGCGAAACTGCGCGCCCCCGAAGGCGCCGAGGCCGCCTGGCGGGCGATTGGTGAAACCGAGGCGGTGCTGGAGGGTTTCATCGACTTCGAGATGGAAGTCTCGGTGGTGGCCGCCCGGGGGCTGGATGGCGAGTTCGTGCATTACGGCGTGCTGGAGAACCAGCACCACAACCATATCCTGGACGTGACCATCCCCGATGCCGAGCTGCCCCCCGAGCTGCGTGAGCGCGCCGTGGAGGTCGCCCGCGGCATCCTGGAGCAGCTCGACGTGGTGGGCGTGCTGTGCGTGGAGTTCTTCGTCACCCGCACCGGCGAGCTGCTGGTCAACGAGCTCGCCCCCCGGCCCCACAACTCCGGGCATTTCACCTTCGATGCCAGCGTCACCAGCCAGTTCGAGCAGCAGCTGCGCGCCGCCTGCGGGCTGCCGCTGGGTTCCACCACGCTGCTGCGCCCGGCGGCCATGGTCAATCTGCTCGGCGATCTGTGGAACGATGGCGAGCCGAACTGGGCCGCGGCGCTCGCCGACCCGGACGTGAAGCTGCACCTCTACGGCAAGGCCGCCGCCCGCCCCGGACGCAAGATGGGGCACATTACCGCCTTCGGTAACGATCGTATGGATGCCCGTGCTCGTGCCTTGGCGGCTCGGGCGCGGTTGGCTGGATAG
- a CDS encoding bifunctional enoyl-CoA hydratase/phosphate acetyltransferase, whose product MSYIENYPYDELQPGYSAELTARLTLDELRRLATRAAALNPGHMDEQYAGSDLFYQGISPTLWGGALLTTLIASELPGPGTEFLQEDLRYLRPFQLGESVTAEVRVREKNGGREVLLDCLCRGEDGEELVSGTIRVRAPAEKLRRAREARNGQTGRGRQLHRLLERARELSPARTAVVHPVDHHSFMGAIEAAREGLIVPILVGPEAKIRAVAEQEGVDLADVELMDVEHSHQAAEKGVELCRAGEAEILMKGALHTDELMRAVLFKERGLRTARRMSHVWCMDVPSYPRPLFITDSALNIYPDLMTKADITQNAIELCHVLGIERPKVAILSATESVNPAIPSTLDAAALCKMADRGQITGGLLDGPLAFDNAISEAAARTKGIRSEVAGRADILLAPDLEAANMLGKQLHYLADAEAAGIVLGARVPIVLTSRADDAMSRMAACAIALLLADERSRKLELSA is encoded by the coding sequence ATGAGTTACATAGAAAACTATCCCTACGATGAGCTGCAGCCCGGGTACAGCGCCGAGCTGACGGCACGGCTCACCCTGGATGAGCTGCGCCGGCTCGCCACCCGTGCCGCGGCGCTCAACCCCGGCCACATGGACGAGCAGTACGCGGGCAGCGATCTGTTTTACCAGGGCATCAGCCCCACGCTCTGGGGCGGCGCGCTGCTCACCACCCTGATCGCGAGTGAACTGCCGGGTCCGGGCACGGAATTTCTGCAGGAGGATCTGCGTTACCTGCGTCCCTTTCAGCTCGGCGAGAGCGTGACCGCCGAGGTGCGGGTGCGCGAGAAGAACGGGGGCCGCGAAGTGCTGCTGGATTGTCTTTGCCGTGGCGAGGACGGCGAGGAGCTGGTGAGCGGCACCATCCGGGTGCGCGCGCCCGCCGAGAAGCTGCGCCGGGCGCGGGAAGCCCGCAACGGCCAGACCGGACGAGGGCGCCAGCTGCATCGCCTGCTGGAGCGCGCCCGGGAACTTTCCCCGGCTCGCACCGCCGTGGTCCACCCGGTGGATCATCACTCCTTCATGGGCGCCATCGAGGCGGCCCGCGAGGGCTTGATCGTGCCCATCCTGGTTGGCCCCGAGGCGAAGATCCGCGCCGTCGCCGAGCAAGAGGGCGTGGATCTGGCCGACGTGGAGCTGATGGATGTCGAGCATAGCCACCAGGCCGCCGAGAAGGGGGTGGAGCTGTGCCGCGCGGGGGAGGCGGAGATCCTGATGAAGGGCGCGCTGCACACCGATGAACTGATGCGCGCGGTGCTGTTCAAGGAGCGCGGTCTGCGCACCGCCCGGCGCATGAGCCACGTGTGGTGCATGGACGTGCCCAGCTACCCCCGGCCGCTGTTCATCACCGATTCGGCACTGAACATCTACCCGGACCTGATGACCAAGGCGGACATCACCCAGAACGCCATCGAGCTGTGCCATGTGCTGGGCATAGAGCGGCCGAAGGTGGCTATCCTCTCCGCCACCGAGTCGGTGAACCCGGCGATCCCCTCCACCCTGGATGCGGCGGCGCTGTGCAAGATGGCCGACCGCGGCCAGATCACCGGCGGCCTGCTGGACGGCCCGCTGGCCTTCGACAACGCCATCTCGGAAGCCGCCGCCCGCACCAAGGGCATACGCTCCGAGGTGGCGGGCCGGGCCGATATCCTGCTCGCCCCCGATCTGGAAGCGGCGAACATGCTGGGCAAGCAGCTGCATTATCTGGCCGACGCCGAGGCCGCCGGCATCGTCCTGGGGGCGCGGGTGCCCATTGTGCTCACCAGCCGTGCCGATGACGCCATGTCGCGCATGGCCGCCTGCGCCATTGCCCTGTTGCTGGCCGATGAGCGCAGCCGAAAGCTGGAGCTCAGCGCATGA
- a CDS encoding EAL domain-containing protein, which produces MEAEAPAPAEQGNDNKALHDGATWVDAGWKQPNFGAELRSREVEEATSRERIQGLFQLNYYGLSATTVVALLSTLALSLRGILWALPWCVLMLLIVAVRWWVCRRFFAQPAAFEALSGWARRAVLMSAVQGSAWALLVPIGWSSGNPYDFAGVMFIAAGFSFGALATLAAHLPAYLAFTTPIYLASGLIFLLERSVTGALLALVVGVFGLMTANAAGVSTGLLLSSLAARHQNRALIRTLSEENERVQVTLGSIGEAVFATDPEGLLTYLNPHAETLTGWSLAEARGQRLAEVFRLLNETSREPVGDLVADCLAHDGPLSPDGEVALLDRSGDREYSVEVSVSPIRDYERRIRGVVIVAHDVTDLRHMARMMSYQANHDPLTGLVNRREFERRLREALDEANHGGREHALCYVDLDQFKVVNDTCGHMAGDQLLTRLSAVLRQHVRDCDTLARLGGDEFGLLLKNCDLELAGALASELLEVISGFRFSWDDKVFQLGASIGVAAIHRGSTPTQVLAAADSACYVAKDEGRNRVHIVYPDDEEVSSRHGQMRLVSEIHRALEEDRFQLRYQRIESLKTPGRSHAEILLSMQAEDGSVLAPGQFLPAAERYSMMAGVDRWVVSRAFRQLQHSPVLQQVEQLAINLSGQSLSSEQFAFFVAEELERSGVDARRICFEITETAAIANLARAQEFIRTLRARGCRFALDDFGSGLSSFAYLRSLPVDYLKIDGAFVRNMSKDAIDRAMVVSINEVGHVMGIETIAEFVEDAATRELLRELGVDYVQGYGIHKPEPLP; this is translated from the coding sequence GTGGAGGCAGAGGCACCAGCGCCCGCGGAGCAGGGCAACGACAACAAGGCGCTGCACGACGGCGCTACCTGGGTGGATGCGGGCTGGAAGCAGCCCAACTTCGGCGCCGAGCTGCGATCCCGGGAGGTGGAGGAAGCCACCTCCCGGGAACGCATCCAGGGGCTTTTCCAGCTCAACTACTACGGCCTGTCGGCCACCACGGTCGTCGCTTTGCTGAGCACGCTGGCGCTGAGCCTGCGCGGGATTCTCTGGGCGCTGCCCTGGTGCGTGCTGATGCTGCTGATCGTTGCCGTGCGCTGGTGGGTATGTCGGCGCTTCTTCGCCCAGCCTGCAGCCTTCGAGGCCCTGTCCGGCTGGGCGCGGCGGGCGGTGTTGATGTCCGCGGTGCAGGGCAGTGCCTGGGCGCTGCTGGTGCCCATAGGCTGGTCCAGTGGAAACCCCTACGATTTTGCCGGCGTCATGTTCATTGCGGCCGGCTTCAGCTTCGGGGCGCTGGCCACGCTGGCCGCGCATCTGCCCGCCTACCTGGCCTTTACCACGCCCATTTACCTGGCCAGCGGGCTGATCTTTCTGCTCGAACGCAGCGTAACCGGCGCGCTGCTGGCGCTGGTCGTTGGCGTCTTCGGCTTGATGACGGCCAATGCGGCGGGGGTTTCCACCGGCTTGCTCCTCAGTTCGCTGGCCGCCCGGCACCAGAATCGCGCACTGATTCGCACGCTCTCCGAAGAGAACGAGCGTGTCCAGGTGACGCTCGGCTCCATCGGCGAGGCGGTCTTCGCCACGGACCCCGAGGGGCTGCTTACCTACCTCAATCCCCATGCGGAAACCCTCACCGGCTGGTCACTGGCGGAGGCCCGCGGTCAACGCCTGGCCGAGGTGTTCCGGCTGCTCAATGAGACCAGCCGTGAGCCGGTGGGCGACCTGGTGGCGGACTGTCTGGCGCATGACGGGCCGCTCAGCCCCGATGGCGAAGTGGCGTTGCTGGATCGCAGCGGGGACCGGGAATATTCGGTGGAAGTCAGTGTCTCGCCGATCCGCGACTATGAACGGCGGATTCGGGGTGTGGTCATCGTCGCCCACGATGTGACCGATTTGCGGCACATGGCGCGAATGATGTCCTACCAGGCCAATCACGATCCGCTCACCGGCCTGGTCAATCGCCGGGAATTCGAGCGCCGCCTGCGCGAGGCCCTGGACGAGGCCAATCATGGCGGTCGTGAGCACGCCCTGTGCTACGTGGACCTGGACCAGTTCAAGGTGGTCAACGATACCTGTGGCCACATGGCCGGTGACCAGTTGCTCACCCGGCTGAGCGCGGTGCTGCGCCAGCACGTACGTGATTGTGACACGCTCGCCCGGCTTGGGGGGGACGAGTTCGGCCTGCTGTTGAAGAACTGTGACCTGGAACTGGCCGGGGCGCTGGCGAGCGAGTTGTTGGAGGTCATCAGCGGTTTTCGCTTCAGTTGGGACGACAAGGTCTTCCAACTGGGTGCGAGCATCGGCGTGGCGGCCATTCACCGGGGCAGTACTCCCACCCAGGTGTTGGCGGCCGCGGATTCCGCCTGCTACGTCGCCAAGGACGAGGGGCGCAATCGGGTGCATATCGTTTACCCGGACGACGAGGAGGTGAGCAGCCGCCACGGCCAGATGCGGCTGGTCAGCGAGATCCACCGCGCCCTGGAGGAAGATCGTTTCCAGCTGCGCTACCAGCGCATCGAATCATTGAAGACCCCGGGGCGCTCCCATGCCGAGATTCTGCTCAGCATGCAGGCGGAGGATGGCAGCGTGCTCGCGCCGGGGCAGTTCCTGCCCGCCGCCGAGCGTTACAGCATGATGGCCGGGGTGGATCGGTGGGTGGTGAGCCGCGCCTTCCGGCAGTTGCAGCACAGCCCCGTGCTGCAGCAGGTGGAGCAGTTGGCCATCAACCTTTCCGGGCAGTCGCTGAGCAGCGAGCAGTTCGCCTTTTTCGTGGCCGAGGAACTGGAGCGCAGCGGTGTGGATGCGCGGCGGATCTGTTTTGAGATCACCGAAACGGCGGCCATTGCCAATCTGGCACGGGCGCAGGAGTTTATCCGCACGCTGCGGGCACGGGGTTGTCGCTTCGCGCTGGATGATTTCGGCAGCGGGCTGAGCTCCTTTGCTTACCTGCGCTCCCTGCCGGTGGATTACCTGAAGATCGACGGCGCCTTCGTGCGCAACATGAGCAAGGATGCCATCGATCGGGCGATGGTGGTGTCGATCAATGAGGTGGGCCATGTGATGGGCATCGAGACCATTGCCGAATTCGTGGAGGATGCGGCGACCCGGGAACTATTGCGCGAGCTGGGTGTGGACTACGTCCAGGGCTACGGCATTCACAAGCCCGAACCGCTGCCCTGA
- the fabI gene encoding enoyl-ACP reductase FabI: MSKFADLSGKKGLVVGIANQQSIAYACARHFRQQGAELAVTYLNGKAEPHVKPLADELEAALFLPCDVREPGQLEAVFARIEQEWGKLDFLLHSIAFAPREDLHGRVVDCSQAGFAQAMDVSCHSFIRMAHLAEPLMKDGGSLLTVSFYGAEKVVENYNLMGPVKAALESSVKYMAAELGPQGIRVHALSPGPLQTRAASGIDRFDALMEETARRAPQHQLADINDVGATAAFLVSDHARTLTGNITYIDAGYHVVS; encoded by the coding sequence ATGTCGAAATTCGCGGACCTTTCCGGCAAGAAGGGGCTGGTGGTCGGTATCGCCAACCAGCAGTCCATCGCCTACGCCTGCGCCCGGCATTTTCGCCAGCAGGGCGCGGAGCTGGCCGTCACCTACCTCAATGGCAAGGCCGAGCCCCACGTGAAGCCCCTGGCCGATGAGTTGGAGGCCGCGCTGTTCCTGCCCTGCGACGTGCGTGAGCCCGGGCAGCTGGAGGCGGTGTTCGCGCGCATCGAACAGGAATGGGGCAAGCTCGACTTCCTGCTGCACTCCATCGCCTTCGCCCCGCGGGAGGATCTGCACGGTCGGGTGGTGGATTGCTCCCAGGCCGGTTTCGCCCAGGCCATGGATGTCTCCTGCCACTCCTTCATCCGCATGGCGCATCTGGCCGAGCCGTTGATGAAAGACGGCGGCTCGCTGCTCACCGTGAGCTTCTACGGCGCGGAAAAGGTGGTGGAGAACTACAACCTCATGGGTCCGGTGAAGGCGGCGCTGGAGAGTAGCGTCAAATACATGGCCGCCGAACTCGGCCCACAGGGCATCCGGGTGCACGCGCTCTCCCCGGGGCCACTGCAGACCCGTGCCGCCTCGGGCATAGACCGTTTCGATGCGCTGATGGAAGAGACCGCGCGCCGCGCGCCCCAGCATCAGCTCGCCGACATCAACGATGTGGGCGCCACCGCCGCCTTCCTGGTCAGCGACCACGCTCGCACCCTGACCGGCAACATCACCTACATCGATGCCGGCTACCACGTGGTGAGTTGA
- a CDS encoding acetate/propionate family kinase: MKGLLVINAGSSSVRFALYALEGGALSPCLKAHAEGLGSAPRLHLQDGVERTSLDLPPQADQQAAVEAVLDRLEQRFPALELLAAGHRVVHGGPRMHRPLLLDQARLRALENFSRLAPLHNPHNLNAIHALAERRPDLPQVACFDTAFHRSQPRLAQLFGLPREYAERGILRYGFHGLSYEYIASVLPEYAPEASRVVVAHLGNGASMCAIHDGESVASSMGFTALDGLMMGRRCGSLDPGVVLHLIEQEGMSAAEVSDLLYQRSGLLGVSGVGSDMRELLASDAPEAREAVELFCYRARRELGDLVAAMGGLDALVFTAGIGENSAEIRAGIAGSLGWLGLELDRVANDRGEMRISAAGSRVSCWTLATDEEGMIARHTLALVEPVGR, encoded by the coding sequence ATGAAGGGGCTGCTGGTCATCAACGCCGGCTCCTCCAGCGTCAGGTTCGCCCTCTACGCCCTGGAGGGCGGGGCCTTGAGTCCTTGCCTCAAGGCCCATGCCGAGGGCCTGGGGAGCGCCCCCCGGCTGCATCTGCAGGACGGGGTGGAAAGGACCAGCCTGGATCTGCCCCCCCAGGCCGACCAGCAGGCGGCGGTGGAGGCTGTGCTGGACCGGCTGGAGCAGCGGTTCCCGGCGCTGGAACTGCTCGCCGCGGGCCACCGGGTGGTTCACGGTGGGCCGCGGATGCACCGGCCCTTGTTGCTGGACCAGGCCAGACTGAGGGCGCTGGAGAACTTCTCGCGGCTGGCGCCGCTGCACAACCCGCATAACCTCAATGCTATCCACGCGCTGGCCGAGCGCCGCCCGGACCTGCCCCAGGTGGCCTGCTTCGACACCGCCTTCCACCGCAGCCAGCCGCGTCTTGCCCAGCTCTTTGGCCTTCCCCGGGAGTATGCCGAGCGGGGCATCCTGCGCTATGGCTTCCATGGGCTCTCCTACGAGTACATCGCTTCGGTGCTGCCCGAGTACGCCCCCGAGGCGAGCCGGGTGGTGGTGGCGCATCTGGGCAACGGCGCCAGCATGTGCGCCATCCACGATGGCGAAAGCGTGGCCTCCAGCATGGGCTTCACCGCGCTGGACGGGCTGATGATGGGCCGGCGCTGCGGCAGCCTGGACCCGGGCGTGGTGCTGCATCTGATCGAGCAGGAAGGCATGAGTGCCGCCGAGGTGAGCGATTTGCTCTACCAGCGCTCCGGGCTGTTGGGGGTGTCGGGGGTCGGCTCGGACATGCGGGAACTGCTCGCCAGTGACGCCCCCGAGGCGCGAGAGGCGGTGGAGCTGTTCTGTTATCGCGCGCGGCGGGAGTTGGGGGACCTGGTCGCGGCCATGGGCGGGCTGGATGCCCTGGTGTTCACCGCCGGCATCGGCGAGAACAGTGCCGAGATCCGCGCCGGTATCGCCGGCTCCCTGGGCTGGCTGGGCCTGGAGCTGGATCGCGTCGCCAACGACAGGGGCGAAATGCGGATCAGTGCGGCCGGCAGCCGTGTGTCCTGCTGGACCCTGGCCACCGACGAGGAGGGCATGATTGCCCGCCACACCCTCGCCCTGGTAGAGCCGGTCGGTCGCTGA